In Ipomoea triloba cultivar NCNSP0323 chromosome 7, ASM357664v1, a single genomic region encodes these proteins:
- the LOC116024420 gene encoding vegetative cell wall protein gp1-like encodes MAPQIVVALATILFVSLSGLASSAPSPSPSSSPPSSSPSSSSSPSGAPSNAAPNGAPGPAPTASSPASSAPIASTPSPSSSSSPSPSESPAATPDNGPAAAPENGPAASPEDSAPASAPSPEDPSSPPSPTGPADAPDDADSPADAPEEDDYGSEDDAAFRVSTSPVFGVAAVAAAGLFFF; translated from the coding sequence ATGGCCCCTCAAATTGTTGTTGCCTTAGCCACCATTCTCTTTGTTTCCCTTTCTGGGTTGGCCTCTTCGGCCCCCTCCCCTTCCCCCTCTTCATCTCCCCCATCATCCTCaccttcctcttcttcttctccgtccGGTGCCCCATCAAATGCGGCCCCAAACGGTGCCCCGGGTCCCGCGCCCACCGCATCATCGCCCGCTAGCTCCGCCCCAATTGCAAGCACcccatcaccatcatcatcatcatctccatCTCCTTCTGAATCGCCTGCCGCTACTCCTGATAATGGCCCCGCTGCTGCCCCGGAGAACGGGCCCGCTGCCTCTCCTGAGGATAGCGCACCCGCATCAGCTCCATCGCCGGAGGATCCCTCGTCCCCACCGTCGCCAACTGGCCCCGCCGATGCTCCCGACGACGCTGATTCGCCGGCGGATGCGCCCGAGGAGGACGACTACGGCAGTGAAGACGACGCCGCCTTCAGGGTTTCCACCTCTCCCGTCTTTGGAGTTGCCGCCGTAGCCGCAGCTGGATTATTCTTCTTCTAA